The following coding sequences lie in one Cydia strobilella chromosome 20, ilCydStro3.1, whole genome shotgun sequence genomic window:
- the LOC134750746 gene encoding uncharacterized protein LOC134750746 yields MTLKHEAMAIKNIMITARGPFFVCESGLKDSSRKEITHRKSTRASGHEDSERVRRTRRRAQRHKQQSSRRRRRQLKHAGGAACPCAFALEGLRWNPRRLQYRRPRHRPRLGLRAVFDPQGRARGGPGRGRLLFRGVKTDAPGRRPQHYPARRQGACFAGNPTRHLTALPVSLKVLKQLPLRFESLQQWAYTKY; encoded by the exons ATGACTCTGAAACACGAAGCAATggctataaaaaatattatgatcacGGCGCGAGGACCTTTTTTTGTTTGCGAAAGTGGACTGAAGGACTCTAGCAGGAAGGAGATAACGCATCGGAAGAGCACACgag CTTCAGGACACGAAGACAGCGAGAGGGTGCGGAGGACGAGGCGGAGGGCGCAGAGGCACAAGCAGCAGAGCAGCCGGCGTCGTCGCCGGCAGCTGAAACATGCTGGGGGTGCGGCATGCCCCTGCGCCTTTGCCTTAG AGGGCCTCAGATGGAACCCTCGGCGGCTTCAATACCGCCGACCCCGCCACCGACCCCGGTTGGGGTTGCGCGCCGTATTCGACCCTCAAGGCCGGGCTCGGGGCGGACCAGGTCGCGGCCGGTTGCTATTCCGGGGCGTCAAGACCGACGCACCCGGCCGCCGACCGCAGCATTACCCTGCGCGGCGCCAGGGTGCATGCTTTGCAGGAAACCCTACTAGG CATCTCACTGCCTTGCCTGTCTCTCTCAAAGTCCTCAAGCAACTGCCTTTGCGTTTTGAGAGTCTACAACAATGGGCTTATACTAAGTATTAG